In a genomic window of Hydrogenispora ethanolica:
- the hpt gene encoding hypoxanthine phosphoribosyltransferase produces MHEDIKEILFSAPEIANRIQELGKEITRDYQGRQPLLIGILKGAVPFIADLMRVIDLPVSYDLMAVSSYGASTKSSGTVRILKDLDAALEGRDAIIVEDIVDTGLTLKYLLENLRSRQVNSLKVCTLLDKPSRRKVAIQPDYNGFEIPDKFVVGYGLDYAENYRNLPYIGVLKEAVYQK; encoded by the coding sequence ATGCATGAAGACATCAAGGAGATCCTTTTTTCGGCGCCGGAGATCGCGAACCGCATTCAGGAGCTGGGAAAAGAGATCACCCGGGATTATCAGGGGAGACAGCCGTTACTGATTGGGATTCTCAAGGGAGCGGTGCCGTTCATCGCCGACCTGATGCGCGTGATCGACCTGCCGGTATCGTACGATCTGATGGCGGTTTCGAGCTACGGCGCTTCCACCAAGTCCAGCGGCACGGTGCGGATCCTGAAGGATCTCGATGCGGCGCTGGAGGGGCGGGACGCGATCATCGTCGAGGACATCGTGGACACCGGCCTGACCCTCAAATATTTGCTGGAAAATCTGCGGTCGCGCCAGGTGAATTCCTTAAAGGTCTGCACGCTGCTGGATAAGCCGAGCCGGCGCAAGGTGGCGATTCAACCGGATTACAACGGGTTTGAGATTCCCGATAAATTCGTGGTGGGCTACGGCCTGGACTACGCCGAGAATTACCGGAACCTGCCCTATATCGGAGTGCTGAAGGAAGCGGTATATCAGAAATAA
- a CDS encoding NCS2 family permease, translating into MLERVFQLKQNKTTVSREIVAGIVTFMTMAYIIFVNPDILANALGKEYLHPLIVATCVAAGIMSISMGLFTNYPLALASGMGLNAVVAYGLVLGMKLPWQTAMGVVFVEGVVITLLVLTKVREWVMDAIPVDLKRAIGVGIGLFIAFIGLKNAGLVVADPVTFLTFGKINPANGIALFGLLVTAVLMARRVKGAILIGIIVSTVTAMICGLVKWPTEYVAGLKPEYFSTFFQLDIGSALNVGLITTIFALMISDFFDTMGTVVAVGEEAGLVGKDGKMPRLRNVLLVDSLAAVCGGLFGCSSVTTYVESAAGVGEGGRTGLTAVVTGILFLLAIFFAPIVGIVPGYATAPALIVVGFLMLAVVKNIQWDDLTVSIPASLTIIMIPLTYSISKGIGYGFIAYVLIKVFSGKSKGVHPLMYIASIFFVIDFILSSRG; encoded by the coding sequence TTGTTGGAGCGCGTTTTTCAATTGAAACAGAATAAGACCACGGTTTCCCGGGAGATCGTCGCCGGTATCGTCACCTTCATGACCATGGCCTACATTATCTTTGTCAACCCGGACATCCTCGCCAATGCCCTGGGGAAAGAGTACCTGCATCCCTTGATCGTGGCGACCTGCGTGGCCGCTGGGATCATGTCGATCAGCATGGGCCTTTTCACCAATTACCCACTGGCCCTGGCCTCGGGGATGGGTTTGAACGCGGTGGTCGCCTACGGCTTGGTCCTGGGGATGAAGCTTCCCTGGCAGACCGCCATGGGCGTCGTCTTTGTGGAGGGCGTGGTCATCACGTTACTCGTGCTGACCAAGGTCCGCGAATGGGTGATGGACGCCATTCCGGTCGACCTGAAACGGGCCATCGGCGTGGGGATCGGCCTCTTCATCGCCTTCATCGGCCTGAAAAACGCCGGGCTGGTGGTGGCCGACCCCGTGACTTTCTTGACCTTCGGCAAGATTAATCCGGCCAACGGGATCGCCCTTTTCGGGCTGCTGGTGACGGCGGTGCTGATGGCCCGCAGGGTCAAAGGGGCGATTCTCATCGGCATCATTGTTTCGACGGTGACGGCGATGATCTGCGGCCTCGTCAAATGGCCGACCGAGTATGTCGCGGGCCTCAAGCCGGAATATTTCAGCACCTTCTTTCAGCTGGACATCGGTTCCGCGTTGAACGTGGGCCTCATCACCACCATCTTCGCCCTGATGATCAGCGACTTTTTCGATACCATGGGCACGGTGGTCGCGGTCGGCGAGGAGGCCGGCCTGGTCGGCAAGGACGGCAAGATGCCCCGGCTCCGCAATGTGCTGCTGGTGGATTCGCTGGCCGCGGTCTGCGGCGGGTTATTCGGCTGCAGCTCGGTGACGACCTATGTCGAGAGCGCCGCCGGCGTCGGCGAGGGCGGCCGGACCGGCTTGACCGCCGTGGTGACCGGCATCCTGTTTTTACTGGCGATCTTCTTTGCGCCGATCGTGGGGATCGTTCCCGGATACGCCACGGCGCCGGCCCTGATCGTGGTGGGTTTCCTGATGCTGGCGGTGGTGAAGAATATCCAATGGGACGATCTGACCGTCTCCATCCCGGCCTCCCTGACCATTATCATGATCCCCTTGACCTACAGCATTTCCAAGGGAATCGGCTACGGATTCATCGCTTATGTCCTGATCAAGGTTTTTTCCGGCAAGTCCAAGGGGGTTCATCCCTTGATGTACATCGCCTCGATCTTTTTTGTCATTGACTTCATCCTCTCCAGCCGGGGATGA
- a CDS encoding porin, translated as MKKLLVLFACLALLLSMAAAAMAAIDVKGDFRYELIKNSDKDGESSVYDNADLRLQFSGKASETLEAYVQVRAQSGDKPDKSNTSQNFYADEYYFTFKQPFGTIKWGAFDYKVHPSRVLLKVCDNNIFVERNPTMFTADIPLGDSGVYSGFGYVIDGTSSLVLLDDAYDFKLGYKTKLYGVEANYYETNASKASAVDSLLALDAWYQVTPTIKVFAFYSDPDYSETVKPFKAETALGVTWDKIGGSTLKATYEYCVSGREKSGVKWDKDPWALQLIYTFNNKFSFEYELQNKVADGEKTEAILRSRVKF; from the coding sequence GTGAAAAAATTATTGGTTTTGTTTGCGTGTTTGGCTTTATTGCTGTCCATGGCCGCGGCGGCGATGGCGGCGATCGACGTCAAGGGAGATTTTCGGTATGAATTGATTAAGAATAGCGATAAAGATGGCGAAAGCAGTGTATACGATAATGCTGACCTTCGGCTGCAATTTTCAGGTAAAGCCAGTGAAACACTTGAGGCATATGTACAAGTTAGAGCTCAGTCAGGTGATAAACCCGATAAGTCGAATACGAGCCAAAACTTTTATGCCGATGAATACTATTTCACTTTTAAGCAACCGTTTGGTACTATTAAATGGGGCGCTTTCGACTATAAAGTTCATCCCAGCCGAGTGCTACTGAAAGTTTGTGATAATAATATTTTTGTTGAACGCAACCCGACTATGTTCACAGCGGACATCCCATTAGGAGATAGTGGGGTATATTCGGGATTTGGTTATGTCATCGATGGAACCAGTAGCCTCGTGTTATTGGATGATGCTTATGATTTTAAGTTGGGATATAAGACAAAATTGTACGGGGTAGAAGCTAACTATTATGAAACCAATGCAAGTAAAGCGAGTGCCGTAGATAGTCTCTTAGCTTTAGACGCTTGGTATCAAGTGACTCCAACTATTAAAGTTTTTGCGTTCTACTCAGATCCCGACTATAGCGAAACGGTAAAACCATTTAAGGCCGAAACCGCTCTTGGGGTGACTTGGGATAAGATTGGTGGATCTACTTTAAAGGCTACATACGAATATTGCGTCAGCGGCCGGGAAAAAAGCGGTGTCAAATGGGATAAGGATCCCTGGGCACTCCAGTTAATCTATACCTTCAATAACAAATTCAGCTTCGAGTACGAATTGCAGAATAAGGTCGCCGACGGCGAAAAGACCGAAGCGATTCTTCGGTCGAGAGTCAAATTCTAA